A segment of the Mastacembelus armatus chromosome 7, fMasArm1.2, whole genome shotgun sequence genome:
TGGCTATGGTTCTAGGTTGATATAATTCCTAgatatttgatattttctataaatattCTAAGCTGAATTTGAGAAGGGATTCTGCTTGGGAAATTGCTAAAAACTTCCTCTTAACTGGACCTCAGCTCTGGTCTCTGGAAAAAAACCGTGACCaatgcaataaaatgtaaaatttaaaaattaaaatatgttttttagaCAGCTACATTTCTAAATCCTCCTTCCAAAGTGTTCCAGGCTGGTAGAGGGAAGCAGCAGTTTGGCTCCTCACCTGGTTGTATCCTTGCTGGCTGTAGTCAGGTTGGTAGCCTCCCTGGCTGCTGGCATACGGGTCTTGTTCATATGCCCCCTGTTGGCCATAGGTGTCTGGTGCAGCAGGTTTCTCCTGAGGAGGGGGAGCGCGCATGAAGGGTGCAATGATACCTGTCTCCTTAAAGACAAACCAGAGGTTTCCTGCCCACAGGACCAGGTTAATAAATCCAAATGCCTGGAAGAGAAGAAAGTGAAGGACGATGACCCCCTTGTATGTGGTGCAGGGTTTTTATTCCTGCTCAACTTTTTATGACATTCTAGCAGCTAAAAATGtacatgtgctgtgttttagtcccccccccccccacacttttattataatataatatcagatttattatttgtgtttacatgttagtcACAGAAGGTGAAGACCTCTAATGCTGCCATTTGCTATTCCCATGCCTGCCTGTGGAGGGTGCAAAGCACTAACTAAAACTCAGGTCTGATAAATAATGTACAACTTAGATGCAGCACTTCTAAACCACTGTACACAGTTACACAAAGGTGGTGGGATGTGATTGGTTTGTTCTTACAGGCCTTTCTAACTGTGGATACTTTGGATACTTTACATCAACCCTGAGCCCTAATGTGAGAGGGTGGTCCTGACCTGGTGGGACATCAGAGAAAGTCTTACCACAGAAGTGTTGAGACCAGACATGACCGGGTCATGGACTTCACGGCAGCGATTCCCCTCTACCTTGCAGGCGGGGACCAGAGTGATCACTTCGTCAGGGTCGGTTGCCGTCTTGACATCAGACAGACCTTTTGCCCAGGCAGCTGAACTCACCAGCCACATGAAAGCAAACACTCCGGTCACTCCCAGGtcctaaaaaacacacagaaactttGAGTAACAGGAGCTCACCTGTCAGTTTCCGGGTTGCTGTGAGGGTGGGGGAACTTACGATAAGTGGGCCCTTGTTGTTCTCCTTGTACTTGTCGAAGAAAAAGATGTAGATGCTGAGAGCCACTGTTGAGTAGAGGAAGGCGAAGACGCCGATGGTGACAAAGAATTCGGCTGAAGAAGAGTAGTCACCAACCAGGAAGAGACGGTCCCTGCTCCCGCCCTTACAGGTGGGGGCATCGAAATATACCTGGTGGAGTCTGACAATGGACGAGTTGGAAAATAGCTCAGTCCACCACATTAGTATCTTGACTCTGAAGATTGTAAAGTACACTTTGCCAAAAATGTGATCTGGTGCAGACATTTGTGTTCCTCAGAAGAT
Coding sequences within it:
- the sypa gene encoding synaptophysin a isoform X2, which produces MDVVNQLVAQGQFRILKVPLGFIKVLEWFFAIFAFSTCGSYSGMFRILVECKNRTESDLSIEVEFEYPFRLHQVYFDAPTCKGGSRDRLFLVGDYSSSAEFFVTIGVFAFLYSTVALSIYIFFFDKYKENNKGPLIDLGVTGVFAFMWLVSSAAWAKGLSDVKTATDPDEVITLVPACKVEGNRCREVHDPVMSGLNTSVAFGFINLVLWAGNLWFVFKETGIIAPFMRAPPPQEKPAAPDTYGQQGAYEQDPYASSQGGYQPDYSQQGYNQDAQYGQGYGQQGAPTSFSNQM
- the sypa gene encoding synaptophysin a isoform X1 is translated as MVPSTETAAVRHRLWLVAQGQFRILKVPLGFIKVLEWFFAIFAFSTCGSYSGMFRILVECKNRTESDLSIEVEFEYPFRLHQVYFDAPTCKGGSRDRLFLVGDYSSSAEFFVTIGVFAFLYSTVALSIYIFFFDKYKENNKGPLIDLGVTGVFAFMWLVSSAAWAKGLSDVKTATDPDEVITLVPACKVEGNRCREVHDPVMSGLNTSVAFGFINLVLWAGNLWFVFKETGIIAPFMRAPPPQEKPAAPDTYGQQGAYEQDPYASSQGGYQPDYSQQGYNQDAQYGQGYGQQGAPTSFSNQM